The Lycium barbarum isolate Lr01 chromosome 11, ASM1917538v2, whole genome shotgun sequence genome contains the following window.
CATCTCTAACCACAATAACATCTCTCTAAATTCCTTCTTCTCCTTTGCTAATTCTCCACAACCATTTGGAAAGTCAATTTTTGTTAGGTAATAGATGTTTTGGCTGATGAAAGGCACATGATTATAAACCATGACTTACCAACATCAAAAAATATATTAAACACCAAACTAGCCCTAAATGTGACTGGAGATGATAAGAAGACAATCACGAGGATAGCAATGCAGTTCATTGTACATGATACAATCCATTCATCAACTTGGAGCAAATTTTCCCCGCTTTCTTTCGATACTCGTTCCATTTTAATCAAGTAATAATACGGTTTATTATCTCGATCTTTCCAAAAGAAATTCTCTTTATTTTATCAAGTCATCTCTCCATCAAAGCTGGAATGGAGAAATGGACATAAAATGGGTTGGCAAGCTACTCCGGACAATATTTATCAAAATGATCTAACCCATCTATAAATATTGTCTTATCCAAGCAAGATTCAGATGAAGCCCTTAGAAGTAAGCTAACAACATACATAATAGCAAAACGACAGAGGTTACAATCCAACATCTCTCTAATTCAATGGTGTATCCAACACACTATCCTATAAGGAAGAGATACTTTTTTGTCAAATTTATGTGTAACCACTATATGCCTTCAAAATATCGAAATACCATCATTGCCTTTGTTTCAACATGATCACAGTATTGTAAGCAAACTAATATGTCAGATTATAACCAGAGGCTCTTGATTTTCACTTCATGGAAGCCCATTAACCATTCCTTGTTTACTACTATCAATAGTGGTCTGCTCTATGTTTCcttaaaaatgatgaaaaatgggaaataatgaATCACCCTCAGATAAGAGTCTTCGAACCATAAAAAAGAAATCATTCTGCACACTTACTTAAAATtttcattctcaaaaaaaaaaaaaaaaaaaaaatcattctgCACACCCATTATTAAGAATGGGGAATTTAAATGTAAATATACAATACTTCATCCATTGTAATAATTATCAAATCCCCAATAACTTGGCCGTAACACTTCTCCAATTCTAGTTTACACCTGTATCATGAGACCAATTGTGTATCAATGATGCTATTTTACTATATCCCAACATTTTCTAAAGAAATTGATGATGAATCAATGGGTGATCCAACAATTCAAATTGATATTCTTTGAAATATAACTTCAACAAGCTCAGAAAGATATTTTTAATTTCAAACTTAATTTTTATTTTCCGATTATCAGCATAAAAAGGAATTTGTTCCATGTAATTTCATATATTATTGTTATTATCAGTGGTGCTCATAATTCAAATTATGAAAGTCATTTTCTATTTTTGAACAATCAGCCTGTAAAATTGGAGAATAACAATGAAATGAAGACCAGAAAAAACCAAAGAAAAAATAATCGTTGATAGCAAGAGAGACTAAGAGAAATGCAGAACACAAGGTGAAAAGCATATGCAACGGGAGGAGAGCATTTGCCTTCCCCTTTGAATAAACGCATTGTTTGGTCAGAAATACACTTGCCTTTCTCAAAGAAATGCCCAAAACTAAGCAACCGTATAAAAGTATTATTTGGCAGCACAAACCTAAACTAAACATCTGTAAAAATGTATTCTTTGATCCATCCCACCAGTTTTAGAGCTGTTAAACTCAAACCTAAAGAATCCCATTTCATTATTCTAATTTAGAATAGATATGTTATTAACTCCACAACAGTATTTCATACATCACAAGTTACATTTACGACCACATTTCAGCTTAATACTCGATTCCATCAAACCAATCATCATAAAATCTTGATCTAAAACTTGTCAATGAAAAGTAGAAATAACGCTTTAAAATGAACGACATAATTAGACAATATCTAACCTCGATGGATCTCCATGAGCAGCTAACCAAGGCTCCACCAACGATGCTCCAAACGCATCAGCTATATGTCCGTAAGCATCAGACGATTTCCTCAACTCCGTCCCTCCGCCACCCTGCTTCCCCCTCACCCCAACCGACTTACTACACTCAGCTAAATTCGCCTGTTTCGCTAACCAATGTAGCACCTTTAATCCATCCTCAAACGCAGCTGGATACCGATCCTCAGGCGCTAACCTATACCCCACAGCTAAAACGATAACATCACATAGTTTCGATATCCTTCTACAAAACAAATCATTCGCAACCGAATCATTACTCCCACTCACAAAACCTCCACCATGAAACTGCAACATAACAGGCAATTTCCTTAAAACCCCTTTTTTACCGCCACCTGGCGAATACCCTCGATATAAAACCCCATTCTGATCGGGTTTTTTCGATAACCcgaaatcatcatcatcagcaCCATTACTACAACCAACACTACTTCTCCTATGATTATTAAACCCACCATTATTCTTCTCTTTCTCAATCACATTATCAGTAGTATAACACCCATAACTGTTTCGACGTGGGAAACCCTGATTCGGGTCGGATCCGGGTCGGGTCGAAACCCTAACCCTAGAATTCGATTTTGAATCGGAATCGGGGGAATTTAGGCAGGTTTCGGGGAGGAAGATCCGAATGGAAACGGATGACCCGGGATCGACGTGTAAGTCTTTTGTGGCAACACCATCAATGAATAATGGATTTGGGGAAACAATTGATTCTTCATTGGGCCGAGATGTAACACCAAATGacccgttattattattattagtattagtatTGTGGTCAATTTGAATTCGGTTTTGTAAACGATGTTTTAACATGAATTTGAAGAAAACACTGTATAATTTCACAGCTACACTTGGCATTTTTTGTGTGTTTGTTTTGAGAACTAATAAAATGAGGATGAAAATGGTTCCATTGTTTGAATTTGTATTATTACATTGAAAGAAAGAGGAGAATTAAGGGGGTTTAAGGAGATggattgtgattaaggaaaagGTATTAGTAACTTGATTGAATTAGAGAGAAAGGGGTTAAAAAGattctttcttttttggttttcaaatgataatcAATCATAGTCCATTGATAAATGAAGAagagctgttttttttttttaaatgtattttTGTTTTTGGCCTTTCGAACAGTGTTTGGGCGGTTGAGGGATGTGATTTTGTATGTCCTATTTGAatgatattttaaattataaGATCCTtcttacccaaaaaaaaaaaaaaatagtgaaattaatataaatatttaaaaaaaaatctattcaAATTATTAGTATTtaaggaattttttttcacttaagGGAATTAAGACAATCAGTTTAGCTAGCTTTATAATAGAATTTAGTCAGTTTATAACTATATATGTAATGTAAGGAGTAACCCCTCTTgtaaacaaaaagaaaattatTGAAATTAATAtaaacatttttaaaaaaaaaagtgttattCAAATTATAAGTATCTAaggaattattatttttttcacaTAAGGGAATTAAGATAATCAGTTTAGCTGGTGTTACAATAGAAGTTAGTCATTTAGAGCTTGTTTGaatgggcttatgcttataagctgcaaacaacttataagctaaaaaacataagttgggtattctaatttatttatttttggcttataagctgttttcagcttataagctgctttagataagctaagtcaaatgagcccaattatttttttgaacttattttaagcacaaaataattttaagctggacagtcaaacactcaaaaaagctgaaacagcttataagcaacttataagccaatccaaacgggctgtTAGTTAGTTTATAACTATATATGTTATGCAAGGAGTAACCCCTCATGTAATTGTCGGCCTTTCCTCTTTGTTTCTGGCGGAGCGGTAAGTTCATGAGCAAGTAAATGAACGAGACATGTTTCTCGTTTTTTAGTCAGATTTAATTATAGAGTTATTAAAAAAATGTCATTTCTGTAAATgacttttttctctctctctcaagAGATAAGTAATAAAAAAACACAAGAGAAGTGTAAACAAGATACAGGAATTGTAGGATTATTTTTTCTATTTAAATTATAATTGCAagagatcaattttttttttttcgttattTTCGAGTCGCCAACGTCTTAATGTAAGGATTTCTTGCGAAATATATCACATAACTAAAAGAATATTTGTAATTAGCTAATAACCAACATATACCTGTATTTTTTAATGCCCGAATAAAAAAAAACTGTAGTTAATTACTCCATAGAAAAACTCGCACCCAATAATAAATGAAAACAACAaatatattttcatataaatatataattgcatatataatttttttttccacttaACCTTAATTAAGTAAAagattttttactttaatttgtaACTTATCAAGTTAAAACTGATTTATTAATAAAAAAGTTGAACAAATTGTGGGGTCGCGTGACACAGCTGATCAGTGCGTCGGTGTATAGAAAATTGAGCATATTATTAGGTGATTGAGTGGCTAATATTTGGCGGTTGTCTTAATGTTACTCCTATCTTTTCTTGAAtcttttagggcctgtttggaaagccacccaggtaattggaattgggtgtaattgggtgtaattatacagtttggcctgtttgtttgaccaagtaattacacagttaggtgggaattgggtgtaattgacagggtgtaattacactctccaattctcaagggggggctgagaattgggtgtaattacagggttactttttagtttgtttatttttttactttaatttatttttatttttaatttattttatttctattattttaatttttttgatttttaatatttttttatttcttttttatttttacttttttattatttttattttttaaaatatatttttctttttatattatttatttttcattttctttcttttcattcccaacctttacttttTGTGATTTCatataattgctcgtatttttttttatttttttattttattcatttagcataaccgtgttattattctaatatttgaaaccacacctcttaatattggaaagaatgagttattaacaaacttgacatataactggtgacgttattaaagtagaatttcattgtgaatggggatatagacttatattttcctttcttttgaattacttacttaagttacgttggaacttatttatgtaatgttggaatttgacataagagtattatgttgaactttttcttttggatttgaatttaggttatattttcaattttaagttatttgctttcacattgcatgttgtttatttttcacttacatttgatggattttttgtgtcaaacatttgaataatgttatggcattatatttattaatattatttttttgtcaaacatccaatccatgacgttctcacaaaaaaagtcttcttttaagttttataattaattaaaattaaatattaatttgaaaaatatatatcaattatttttgttacaatattaattacaaatatatgattattaattaatatattttcaagaaacaatgtgttattaaataactaatttaatatcctttataaaggcaatattttttaaatattaattttaaattttttataattaaattttattttcaaattaaactgactgtgtaattacacttgtgcaaccaaacagcacgcttgtaattacactgtaattacgttatgacaaacaaacaggtcgttgtaattacactactgtgtaattactaggctgtgtaattactaccctagtaattacaccaattccaattaccaggtggctttccaaacaggcccttaatgtTAAAGTACTTTGATCTTATTTTTAACCTATAAAAATAATAAAGTAGTTAAAAAATCGTAGTTAAAGAGAAATGTCCCGAAAATAGTAGTTTGAAATAATGTAAGAGGAAAGGAGTATCCTTCTTTTTCATCTTAAAAAATGGTCAattttactccctccatcccataataagtgttaccttagccaaaaacacgcatattaagaaactaataatgcaatgtgaagtttaccaaattacccctatataataaaaataaattatttttaccttttgattagagcatgcaaaagaagtaaaccttttgacatttGGAATCCAATAATACCAAGTTACTGTGTGatttttccaatcatcatttagatgttactttattgtctaagggtaaaattgaaaaaaataagtcaatttatgtcttggtttcctaagaTACACTTGTTATGGGACAAAAAAAATCGGCTAAGATGAAACTTATTATGGAACAAATTTTTTTAGTTAAgttgacacttattatgagacggagggagtactttataAGAATTTCACGCCTTTTGATTTTTTCAAACATGTTCAGCACCCGTATTGCGTACTGATTAAATTTAGATTCGTGCCGAAAAGTTTCACATGAAAATAAACGCTCCTTAACAAAAGCGACTTCATAACATTCGAGTTTGAAACCTCTCATTAAAAATTAATGAGTACTTATTACTCCACCACTAATAAAAATTTCACTTGATAAAACATGTAATGGTCGAACCAACTGATAATTGTTTTCATAATTAGTGTAGTGGAATTATTTATAGCAGATATATGAGTGCTGTTGTCTGGCGTGAATTGTGATCTGTTGACAGTCACATGGACAGCTTACTTTAAGAAAATAACATTGAATCTCCTGAAGCAAATGGCCATTAGTCCACTACCCTTTTAGGCCCCAAGGACACTCTACAAGAAAAGTTATTTATGTTTAGAATATAATGTGACATTCTTTCATCCATCTGCTTTTCTTTTCAAATAGTTAACTTAAAATAAGGTAGACTCAACTGAGTATTAGGACTCAAAGAAGTGATGATATTGTAGGATTCGAACTCCTGACAGTTGTGTAGGATTCAGTGGAATCCCCTTCATTGTACATAGCTTTTAGCCCTTGACAGATATCCGGTGAATTAATTGAGATGCACACAAAATGACCCGCCGTTATTTTAGAATAAAGATAAAATGCAAACATTGCCATCCAATACCAGATTGCTTGTCATTGAACTGTGGTAAGTCACAaccttttaaaaaaattgaagtcATCAAGGCTTAGCTTAATCAGCTGAAAAAGTCCATTCACTTTTTCTATCACAAGATTTGAGTTTTTCCCTTTGCATAGTGTGAATAATAATTGAACTAACAAATCTTCTTTGCTGGCACTCACATGCCTAAACAGATACTACAACAACAAAACTGTTTATGAaagctaaagttcatctttttATTTGGACAGCTAATCCTTCATCTTATATGTCATGCAACTAGACTTCCCTATAAATAGTCACCAGATATATATTATCTGGCTTGATTCATATAAACACTCACCAAAGGTTTTCTTTTACGatttacaaaaattaaagaagcacacccccacccccaaaaaaaaaaaaaaaaaaaaaaagtaaggcaCTAGGAAGAAACTCATCCAAAGCAGTGTGAAATCAGAAGAATTATGTTGCTGAACATTGCCTCGTCTGCGTTAATTTGGATTTTTGAAGATTATCTACAGAAACATTTCAGGCCAAGCTGCAAATGTGCATATACACGATACAGAGATTTATCagcaaactaaaacaaaactAGAAGCAAAAAAGATCATAAACATAATACCTGAAGAATCGTTCTCTCTCAATCATTTGTAAATCCAACAAAGAGGATACACCTATCGAATAAATCCAGCTATAGACGCGCTATAGACTAAAAAATCTCAAGGTTCTCTGATCATGCAATTGCATATGTACAGTTCCATCCTTCAAGAAACTAGCACTAACTCATTGCTTGTAGCATTCAATGCAGCGATTTCTTCTAATCTTTTCCATGTAGTCTCACGTTTCACTTTTGTCTCTTCTTCCCGGGCCTGATCCTCTTCGAATTTCTGCAAGCACCCTTCGAAGAGTTCAGCATCGATATCGGAGAAAATTTTGCGAACGTTTAATGTTAAACTTTTTACTGCATGATTCCAGTGGCCTCTAGCATTCTTCTCCAAGGAAGGGAAGATTATTGGCAGTATAACTTCCCGATTTTGTCTGATTAGGTTCTCAACATGATGATTGTTCCACAGGAGTAAAGACCTCTCAGCCACCTACAGATTCAAGACTTAGATAATGAAAAAGAACAGGAGATATATGCACACGTGCACAGACCGATGATCAAATACTTAATTAGTTATGTTTGTCAGATTTGATGGACATAATGGGAAGAAATGATTTAACCATTCTTACCAAAAAAGTCCCACcaaatcctaaaatatgcaaCACAAAAAACTACACTAGACAcgagaaaaatatataaaaaaaaacacagaAATTACACCTCAAAAAGATGTACCAGACTccagaaataaataaaaaatagcagAAACTTAAAAAATTGTACATCTAAATATGAGTTCCCATTAAtatcctcttttttcttttttcccagaGTTCCTGTCAAATCTAATGGACAAAGTTTGGCTAAcgaaggaccaaaactgttcgGTATATAAATGGACTAatttgaacctaccctcaaacataaggggCCATTTTTGTCATTTCTCAGTATAAGGGAATTATTCACTTTTGTTATTTATTCAGTTTGATAATACTAATCAAGAATAGCAGGCATTTATAACAAGGACTATCCAGCTCAAAATCAAATACCAAACATAGCAAGGTTCAATCAAATTACAAACCTGAAAGTGTGAGCTGCTCAAACAAAGGCTCATTTGACGAAACAATGGAACCATAAAACGCTGGAATTCTTGTGGCTGAGTTGCTTCTAATACCTCCTCGAGTTCACCTAAGAACATTACCTCTTTTGAACTGTTTGTGATTGGCCAGTATTTCAACAAACCTCTTACAACAGTATCAGCAAGCTTGCAGTCTTTTTCTAAAAATTGTGTTATGCAGTAAGATAACTGCTGATGATATATTTGTATACTCTTTGGTTTATGAAGCGGAATAAGAGCTCGAACGAGGAACAATTTGTGCTCTTCCTTCAATGGCAGAGCAAATCCATTAATTATACTTCccaaaatttctaagagttccgCTATTCCATTATGCTTTTCAGTTTCGAAAATAGACCTGTAAAATATGTGGTTGATTGATTTCCTTATGAACGGGCGGTGCACCATGAACTTTCCGTACATTCGGTGCAGTACAGTTTTTAAGTACTCCCTTTCTCTTGGATCGTCGGAATCAAAGAGATCTAATATTTTGATAACAAATGCGTGATCAATGTATCGCTTAGCCAATTTTGGATCCGTCTCCGGTGATGCCACGAACCGGAGAAGCAACTCATACACAATTTGCACGTGTGGCCATGTGGGGTCCATCAAGGGTTCGTCGTCTTCCAGGATAAGAGCTTCCAATAGTTTGTTTTCATGAGGTTGAGG
Protein-coding sequences here:
- the LOC132617342 gene encoding probable carboxylesterase 16, with translation MPSVAVKLYSVFFKFMLKHRLQNRIQIDHNTNTNNNNNGSFGVTSRPNEESIVSPNPLFIDGVATKDLHVDPGSSVSIRIFLPETCLNSPDSDSKSNSRVRVSTRPGSDPNQGFPRRNSYGCYTTDNVIEKEKNNGGFNNHRRSSVGCSNGADDDDFGLSKKPDQNGVLYRGYSPGGGKKGVLRKLPVMLQFHGGGFVSGSNDSVANDLFCRRISKLCDVIVLAVGYRLAPEDRYPAAFEDGLKVLHWLAKQANLAECSKSVGVRGKQGGGGTELRKSSDAYGHIADAFGASLVEPWLAAHGDPSRCVLLGVSCGGNIADYVARKAVEAGKLLDPVKVVAQVLMYPFFIGSVPTHSEIKLANSYFYDKGLCTLAWKLFLPEGEFDLDHPAANPLTPNRGPPLKRMPPTLTILAEHDWMRDRAIAYSEELRKVNVDAPVLEYKDAVHEFATLEMLLKTPQAQACAEDIAIWVKKYISLRGHEFSY
- the LOC132617104 gene encoding serine/threonine protein phosphatase 2A 57 kDa regulatory subunit B' theta isoform-like translates to MMKQILSKLPRKPSSKSAENRDGGISTFPSNASTSSPSGNGDGLPLAVNNEVNGTVSLYEALPSFRDVPNSDKQNLFIKKLNLCCVLFDFTEPMKDLKEKDIKRQTLVELVDYVTSADGKFTETVVQETVKMVSLNLFRSRAPQPHENKLLEALILEDDEPLMDPTWPHVQIVYELLLRFVASPETDPKLAKRYIDHAFVIKILDLFDSDDPREREYLKTVLHRMYGKFMVHRPFIRKSINHIFYRSIFETEKHNGIAELLEILGSIINGFALPLKEEHKLFLVRALIPLHKPKSIQIYHQQLSYCITQFLEKDCKLADTVVRGLLKYWPITNSSKEVMFLGELEEVLEATQPQEFQRFMVPLFRQMSLCLSSSHFQVAERSLLLWNNHHVENLIRQNREVILPIIFPSLEKNARGHWNHAVKSLTLNVRKIFSDIDAELFEGCLQKFEEDQAREEETKVKRETTWKRLEEIAALNATSNELVLVS